The Oryzias latipes chromosome 9, ASM223467v1 region GCAGTGGCGTCCCTCTGGGACTACTACCATAGCGACTCTTCTCACtatatttaatcaaattttCATGGATTTTGCTAACAAGTCCATGTCCTTTCGACAGTATTGTGCAGTGTGGACAAAGGAACATTAGGATCTCTGGAGATGGACTGGTTACCTTTATATTGACCtagtttttccacattttcttaCTCAAATCCCTTGACAGGAGCTTTCTTTTCTACTTAATATAACATATAACACAAATATTGAATAATCTGCTATTCTATTTTAACTGTTTGCAAGTGTAATTACTATATTGTCTACACCTCATGCCACAGCTGTGTCTACTTACAGGAGCATCACATGCCGCCCAAGCAATCGTTTCTCACAatcaatacattttgtttttcttatcagGCTTAACTTACTTTCTGGTTTTCACGTTTGTTTCAGTGCAAAGATAAACAACAAACACGCGAGAGAACCGTTTTGACCAAGACTATGccatttctgaaaacagttcaacattgaaacataaagtcacatgttaaatacatttgtttacccaaagaaaaaagtgaaacagtAAGTAGAGCTGACATGACAGgttacatttttaactttaaaatgcatgtttgtAAGTTTTTGCATGTTTCGACCTGTTTATTCATGAACTGTGTGGAAGGGTGTGACCCTGAACGAACCGGCACTTTCAAGAAACTTCCGAGAAAAACAAACTTGGAAAACACAGCAAACATTATTGAGCATTTAAAGGTAGGCCTAGATTTATCCGTTGTTTAAAATTCACATCTAACTTAACAGTAAAGGTCTGCTTCCTAAAAAGGAAAGGGAACACAAACAGACGCTAACAGCCTAAAACTTAACCGCACGCGGGTTACGTTAAGTGTTAGCATTTAGCTTGATAGCTTAGGAGCTAGACGTTGAATAGACATAAGTTGCCTTACCTCCCCAAATACCAAGCTTTAACTGCGAGCTGTCAAGGTTGACAACGTAGTCACCCAAAAACCGGTTGAGGACGTCGACAACAAGGCTTTCGAAGACCATTTTTGCATTGCTCTACCTGTGCGACACTGTCATGTTTACACCCTGTGTAATATTTTGCTTTTCGCCCGGAACTCTGTGACGTAAGAACGTCAAAGCACGTTTTACGTTGGGCGTGCTTACGTCACGTAGGAAAGCAAGCAAGAAAGAAATGATAATaatattattcttttttgtattcttttttataTAGTTTAAGATACTTTATTTTCCTATCAGCAAGTTGTATTTTTGATATATTTCTGATACGTTACTTGAGGTGATTGAATAAGCTTGGAATGATGGCATTGATTACCACTGCTGATGATCTGTCTTATTCCTTGATGTTGGATTTTGTATGTTAACGCTATGTTCAATAAAGCTGGAAAaaatgatagatagatagatagatagatagatagatagatagatagatagatagatagatagatagatagatagatagatagacagacagacagacagacagacagacagacagacagacagacagacagacagacagacagacagacagacagacagacagacagacagacagacagacagacagacagacagacagacagacagacagacagacagacagatagatacaTAGATACATAGATAGATACATAGATAGATACATAGATAGGAACGGTTGAATAATCACAAAGTTGAAAATAGACGGAATTTTAGTTCACAAAATGAATGCAGTAAGAACATTTTGAGTATCTTGTGAGTGTGACCGTTCCAAAGCTCAGTTAATATtgcattatgtaaaaaaaagaacctttaaAATACTTTCCATTTAATAATTAGTAAGTAGAATTTTGGCCAAGTTTTTGATGAAGATGAGAATTTGTCAATAAATATTTACGTAAAATAGTGTTTAAAATTTTCAcaattgatatttaaaaaaagtctaccGGTACTTACGTATCTCATCTGCATCTGTCATCTGTAAATTACTCaaaaggaaaccttttttttaaaaatcattatgattattttaataattattctggtattatttcatttttgtgtgttttcttgtcTCAATTATGGTTTGATTAGTTTTCCAGGTAGGATTATCTTGGTCAATCTTGGTcattttgtttgtctgtgtgtgtgcgcgtgtgttcgtgtgtgtgtgggtgtgtgtgtgggggggggggttgcgtgtgtgtgtgtttagactGTCAAATGAAAACAGGACAAATGCTAAAGAATTTTTCACAACAAATATACTTTTAGTGTCATATCATCTAAGTTCATAAAAATTTACAACATTTAAACAACATGGTGTGTCAGAAAAGCACAATAACAGGCCAGCGGTAAGTTGGAAATAATACAGTTTATAACATTTATAATTAATGTAAATACGGTTTCGAGTATCTCTTATGAAAGTGAAAATTCTTTTAACACAGGATGCTAAGAATTCATTGGCTTATCCCTGCCTACAGTAAGTTCTCTCGCGATACATTGACCGTGGGTTTGCCACATGCAGATCACTAACTTAATATTCACGACTCACAAATAGgaacttttaaagacaaaacattgtttttaaggaGCTCACATTTCCTGTTGTTAATTACTGCTTTTCTTCACTGGTTGCAAGAAGCAACTGTGACAGTGGTTGACTGACCAGTCCAATCATTTTCCCTCTCCTCAGTTTTCCTGCTGCAGATTTATCCACAACTTTTAATTTGAGGTTCCACACCTGCAGATCCTCCTGACTCAGCTCTGTGAAGAAGAAATCTTCATTGAAAACAGggttgtggcattttctgatgatggcgctctcctgctgctgctgcttccctGGTGTCAAGCACAGATTCACTGCACAGTCTGGGGCGACACACTCTGTTGGGTCCCAGAGGCCCTCCACAGATACAACACGCACTCTGATGGTAGCGAGAGCTGAGAACGTGCTGGTGGATGATATCATGTGCTCAGCAGAGAGCCGCACCTGACCACGGCCCTGCAAAGGGAGGACATGTTCACACTGAAGTCTCTTCTGACAATGCAGCACATCCAGAGGGAAGATTACAGGTGGGGCTAAAGTGAACAAATTCTTCCCCAAGCTTGATCCTTTGCAGAGTGAAGTCGTCATACACAGTGCTTCCTCCCATCTCCCTTTCACCTCTTTTCTGTCAATCAAAGATGGACATGATACAGTTTCTTTGAGACGACCATGTTCACAAGGAACAGAGTTGGAGGATTTGGCGCTGCAAGGAGAACAAAGCGAAGAAGAGTCATCAGAGGAAGGTGTTTCACTTTCTGTTCTTGCTGCTTCGGACAAGCCTTTCCATGAAATCAGAGGGAGAAATCCAGATGACACATTTTTGGAGGAATTTACCTCCCTCGCCATGTCTGGGGTTGTGGCAGCACTGTTCCTTTCAAGTATGTAAATAGGGCTTTTTGAGTGGAACAAAGACTCCTTCCGTCTTGTGTTTGGGCTCTCATATATCCCGGCCAAACCGTAACTCTCTGCAGAGAATGGCAAAGGTTTCTTTGTAGCCTTCCAAGGCAGTGGTGCGTcatctttctttgcttttacatCCCATGTCTTTGCTGAGTTGGAAGAAGTGCTTCTCACACGCAACTGGTCCCGAAAGAGGGGATTTGGTGAGGCCTTTTCAGACTCTGGCAGTGAACTTTTCTTGCAAAGTCGCGGAGGCAGGCAAAACTCCGGGATGTTTCCAGGGGTTATGATGTTGCCGTGCAGATTTGGTGAAAAAATGTCCTCTTCACTCTTTACAATGTAACGATTCACCTCTAGAGGTATGCTCTCCATACTCCTTCTAATCTTCTCCAGAATCCACATAATTATTTCACGAGAATCTACAAGTATAATAGCAGCtttgaagagaagaaaaaaaagcagaactcCCGTTACAGCAAATATAAAAAGTTGTCTATCTCAAACGAAAgaatttttgtaaagaaaatacttttttctctctgatgcAACGATGTGCCCTTTTTCAAAGAGAGGTCTGTGTCTATGTGGCGCATCATGTTCACTGACAGACTTTAAAGGTTAGGGTTTGGAGTGACGTCATCTTCCTGCCACCCCCGCATGTGTCAAAAATTATTCTTTATACAAATGTCCGGAAGAATGCACATCCCAGCTACTGTGTGGTGTGCTGATGTCTCTTAGTAACCAGGTAGGTGGTAAATCACATCTGGTGCACTGATGTGCATTCATTTGCATTGTCACGTTTTGAtgatgttttgatgttttaaaatgttttttgtggcaaCAATCGCTCCAAAAACAAGTCAGAACTTATTCATCCAGTAggatatacatttaaaaatggcaAATAGTAAAATGTGATGTTCAGaaaataattattcattttaaaggGGTTGGGGTTAACATAATGATGACGATTAGTTAAGTAcaagaaaatacataaaactcAAATTTGGAAAAGGACGGAAAAGCTACATATGAGCACGTATTCATTCTGTTAAagtgaagatcataaaacaGTCACCCGGAGCCGCATAGCAGCCATCTCCTTCAAACGCCTGTGACCTTTAAACAGTCAGGGATCTGACCTCAATTCAGGTAGAAACTCCACACATTTCTGTCTGATCTAAATAAAACTGCTGCAGAACACTGCAGCATTAGTGACAAACAAGACAAGCATTAACAAAAGCTTGAAGTATTTACTGCACTTTAAACAAAAAGGTTGCTGCCTTTCAGATAAAGCCACTgtttgtgaaacaaaaatattctaaaatacTGAAGAGCTTGATGTTCACAGAACATACATCTATGGCTactgctacattttttttatatcaccaCTGTATTATCACCATACACGTACGTGAATATACATTACTATAATAAATTTTCAGGTCGGGATGAGCTAATTATTctaagaaatgcttttttattagaTTTGGATTGGatgtctgctgctctgctgcagtcCAAACTCATCTCCATTTAAAATCTGCtccaatttttaaaatgtggttGCAGGTTTGGCAGCTCTTTCATTAGTTGATTAATGGACAAGATGCTGTTTTAACCAGTACCTCGCCTTGATGAAACTATGTGTTGGTGATATAATGttcatttaaactgttttcagaCCGTTTAAATGCATTAGCCCAACTTTTTAAATCCACTTTCCCATCAGCATTTAAAACCATGTCTGCCTTTTAGTTGTTGTGAAAACTCAGGAACATAATTATGTGATGTTGAAGAGTCTTTTGTGAGTGACGTAGATCCCAGCTAAATCTCCCTGAAGAATCATGACCTACCGTTAAACTGGGAAGCGGAATACTTTGCCACTCTGCACCAGTCCCATGAAAGGAAAAGAGGCTTCTATGAAAGCAAATGTTTCTTGCTGAGTTAATAatttgtgtaaatattttattgaataTAGTTAATGTTAAAGACTTAGTCATTTTGTATTATTTGATGTCTCTTTTGTAGAGAAAACACAGTGGTTTTTGTTAATACTGTTAGCAggttttttcataattttgaaAAACTTAGTTTTATTTCCTGaagatttaactttaaaaaactgcaaatgaaaTTACACGTTTCCATTCACCACATCCACTTGTGTGTTGGCATAGTAAAGCAGGGCCTATATCATCTATAGCATTTAGcaccttgttaaaaaaaaaagtaaagttgacAAAATATTCCTCCTTTTCGGACCACCAGAGGGCACACAGTCATCAGATGTGACCAACTATTTGTTTCTCATAAATGTTAAGTATTAAACAaacaatatttaacaaaaacaattgtgtttttaaatttcacaaAAAGTTATGAAGGAagatgtgaaaatgtaaatgttcgTCAACCCTGTCCCAGAAAAACACACTTATTCATTGTCtgtgtctcacacacacacatctgtgcCCGAGTCATCTATCTTATCTTATTGTTCCAATTAGGGAGTAAGcaataaacaacatttaaacGAAGGTGTGCATGTGCTTACACATGTGTGTGAACCTGCACGAGACAATTAGGCAATATGAGGATGATGAATGCATTTATTCATTGTGAGGTCTTCGGAGCTCCCAGGAGGTCAGGAGGAGTTTTGAAGAAATGAAAATCAACTTTATTACACCAATAAAACCTCAGACTGCTCTCTTTAATGGGTAGATAAAGGATTGAAAGTCAGATGAAGGCCTTGCCTTTAACCTCAATGACAGCTTCAATTAATGCCTAAAAGAGACATTACAGCTGGATATTAAACCATTTTCATTCTAAAGGTCTTTGGATTTAAAATAGTAATTAATTTGACATTGGTTTTAGTGGCTCaattttttaatccaatttgTAGAATATTATTCTGACTAATGAAGACAATGGCTTAAGTTATGCCATACTTTTCTTCTGCGCAGTTAAGAATGATGCTCTGACTACTAAATTTTCTTCTTGTAAATAATTTGCATCTTTTGCAGTTTATGGTTAGTTTGAttgaagtatttatttaaatctgaacATATTGCCTCTGCTTCAGAGGAGTCTTGACGCTGCAGATTTTTCCTGATAGCTGCAGGCGTGATCCCGCATTCCTGTTTTCATctaaaaatgaagtttaaaaagacccaaaaaaaacagatactaACTTTGTTTGGATTGCTGTGAGTGatgcaacatttttacattcaaaCTTTTGTTGTCACTTTATccaataaatggatggataatggaaaacagtcttttgaattatgtttgttgttttgattcCATAGGTAGaagattttaaattttaatttcaaCTGCACAGGTGGGGTCCTAGGGAAAATATTGTTAAATGTTGGTATGAAATGTTAAACGTTTGTTTTACCTTTGGCAACTATTgcttataaaatattaaaataactgTGGTTGTTGTCTTAAGTTagatttttcattcttttgcaAAGCACTTAACACATGGTTCAGTCCACCGTTTTCTTTTGGCCACATAACTTTAGGGGGAAAGTCAAAGAGGAGAAACAGTGGGAAACAGGCCAGAAAAGCTTAACCAGTGACCTCTTTTAAAAAGGTAATTAAGTGAAATAATGGTTGATAAGCTGTGATAACTTGGCCTATAAAAGAAGGTTGccagatggaaaatgttttgtgcTGCACCAGAGAAACAGACTCTAAggacaaaacagaaacaggCTGACACATTTTAGATAATGGAAGGAAGTGGTTGCAGATGACAAAACTGGAAAAagctatgaaaaaaattctCGTGGAGTAACAGATGTctaaataaaagacacaaaaccaACAATCTAAGTAGAAGTTGAAGAGAATgatgtaaaaacagaaacatctgaATTATTTGTGGATGAAAATGTAAATCTAAGTATACgcaaatgtaaatgaaattaTTGAAGATAATGAAAACATTGAAACGTATTcctaatatgttttttaaattatctttgCATTTCTTAGTCCATATTGTTTTTGCTTGTGTGACTTTTTTCTTGCAAGCAATTTGCATAATCTGGTAACcctcaatacatttttaaatccttcaaaaacattaataaaaaagtggaaaatcTGCAATagaaaaagtttagaaaatacATAAACTCCTAAATTAAACTGGCAGctaaaaagaccaaaatgttcaatttgaacaaaactaagcaaaatGATTTTCCAGagaataataaaatgtttaaatacaaagaaaaaaagagcacatttactctttattttagttttttgttgtttttcatttgcttctccccatttttgtctgtaaattaTAATtcctgtagatttttttttttataaaagctgTTTAAATCAGCGGTTTATGTTCATCCCAAGTAAATATAAAGGCAACATCTTTAATTGAAAAGCATATTTAGTATAAAGAAAAGTtgaaataaaagataaacaGTTTAATCATAAAGTTCTGATTAAAGAAAACTGTCAAACTTTAGATCACCAATAACCACAGAGCTTTTAAAACTTGCCTTTCAAAACAGTATTATTTTACAAAGTCTTTATCAGTGCATTCtctatgttttctttgtttttatttttgtgtccaAAGAAACATCTTGGCTGATATTTTTCACTTactgtgactgaacaaaccacATTTGTCTGACCTTTGTAGGTTTAAAGGCATTAGAATAAATTTCTGTCATCTGCTCTTCGCAATATattgaataaaaatactttCTGGAACAAAGCATAATATTTAAGCTTGGTGTGTGTCCTCCAGTGTGCTGGTGTGAACATCAGACCTGATTAATTAAGCTTCTCACCATGATGGCCAGCTCTTATTGATCATTAAGAAAACGCTTGTAGAATTTGCCACCCTGGCCCCTATGAAGTGTGGGTAATTACCACTAATGTATCATCATCTATGCATGACCATAACATTATGTTTCAAATGACGGACAATAAAACACCTTAGACATAAATCATTGTTCTTTCTGCATTATCATATTCTCAAActtataaaggtttttttttgttcctctagaaataaatgttgatttttggtacatttatattaaagatgagtcaaataataataataataataataataataataataataataataataataataataataatgctgtTAAAAAGTTTTAGAAGATGGTCAAGTTAGAGAAGGTATTTAAAATGAGGAACTGTCCATTTGTACCTAAATGTTTACACATAATATTTAAACTAAGAAATGCATATAACAGATCGGATGAAATATTGActtgaagaatgttttttttcttgcttttcatcATATCTGCCCCTGTTTACCCAACCACCCATTCTCTATACCCACTCATTCCTGTTCCCGGTCTCCAATGATGTCAAACTGATTTACTTTAAATTGTCAGAATGACTTTGATGttaaattcaaatcaaaagtgcaaaatatgttttttgaaatTCGATTCATCTAAAAATAATTACCTCATCCTTCATATCAACCTGTTTCTAATTTACAAGGAAATTTTAATGGTTTAATGTGAGACTTT contains the following coding sequences:
- the LOC110015571 gene encoding C2 calcium-dependent domain-containing protein 4C-like produces the protein MWILEKIRRSMESIPLEVNRYIVKSEEDIFSPNLHGNIITPGNIPEFCLPPRLCKKSSLPESEKASPNPLFRDQLRVRSTSSNSAKTWDVKAKKDDAPLPWKATKKPLPFSAESYGLAGIYESPNTRRKESLFHSKSPIYILERNSAATTPDMAREVNSSKNVSSGFLPLISWKGLSEAARTESETPSSDDSSSLCSPCSAKSSNSVPCEHGRLKETVSCPSLIDRKEVKGRWEEALCMTTSLCKGSSLGKNLFTLAPPVIFPLDVLHCQKRLQCEHVLPLQGRGQVRLSAEHMISSTSTFSALATIRVRVVSVEGLWDPTECVAPDCAVNLCLTPGKQQQQESAIIRKCHNPVFNEDFFFTELSQEDLQVWNLKLKVVDKSAAGKLRRGKMIGLVSQPLSQLLLATSEEKQ